A window of Blautia argi genomic DNA:
TCACGAAAGAAGAAACAAAAGCTGCTATTGAGAAGGCTGCGTTGGAGGGGGAAGCAGATATCATATGCGGAGGTCCGCCTTGTCAGGGATTTTCAATGGCAGGTTTTAGAGCAGCGGATGACCCCAGAAATCAACTGTTCCGGGAATTTGTTGATATAGTCAAGAGGGTAAATCCCAAAGTGATTGTATTTGAAAATGTGGAAGGGCTGTTGAGTTATCAAGGAGGAAAAACATACTGTGAGGTACACACACTTTTTGCAAAACTCGGATATCTTACAGAAGGCAGAACTTTAATGGCAAGTGATTTTGCTGTTCCTCAAAAAAGAAAAAGAGTTATTCTTATATGTACCCGAAAGGATATCGCGATTTCTCCAGGAGAATTATTTCCAAGTCCAATCACTGTCGAGGAAGCATGTCAGGTTACTGTACGAGAAACGATTGCAGATTTGGAAACAGTTCCCTGTGATGATACTGCAAGATATGCAGACTGTGATGAATCGGAGATACTTAAGTTTTTTAAGGGAGAGATAACATATGAAGAATATATAAATCTGAAAACGCCAGATGATTTCGAAAAAGAGAAAACAGAAGAGGCATATAAGCAGTTAAGTTTCATAGACTTGCTGTAAGGGAGAGGAGGATTACCAGCAGTGTGGTACTCATCCTCCTTATACTTTACAGAGAACAGATGATTCTTTTTTCAATTGCTTCAATAAGGTTAATTATAAGCTGCTTGTTCTTTACCAAAGAAACATCAGCTTCGATGCTGGAACAGATAGATTCAAGAACTGCAAGTTCAGTTGAAGTGAGATTATGTTTATTGTTACGGTTCTCTTTTTTATTATAATCGTAGATTGCCTGAATCGCAATCCTTTGGTATCTGTCAGTTTCGTATTGATTGCGTTCGGTATAGTGTCTATCTGTTTTGTCAATAATTTCCCCTCTGTCATTAAAGGTATAGGAATACTTGAAAGTATAAAAATTTGGTTCTAAAAATGCAGAAACAAGAAAAGTTTCCCCTTTGTTAGGACAATTTTCAAGTATAGTTCGTAAAATGAACATAAAATTTGCCATGTTTTGCTTTAATGCATCGCGGTAAACAGTAGGCACTTTGTCAGGATTAGCAGAATAATTTGCTTTTATAAATTCCCAGATTAACCTTGATTGCCATGACATGGGATATATGCCGGTTCTTTGTTCTGTTTCGATAATGCTTTCAATATCTATGATTTGTAAGCGGTCACGTTTTGAAGAATTATCTCCCGTAGACATAGGCTGCAGGTAGCGTGGGTCGTGGACAAAGCCCAAAGAAATTGGGCCAATATGGTCAGCGGATATACCATTAAAGAAGCTGCTTCCCATGAACTGATTTGCTGCATGAATGTTTCCGTCGCTCCAATATTCATACGCACGTCTGTCCTTGGTATAAGATTTAAGGTTTTCCTTTGAACGACCTTTATCCTGAACAGATCTACAACAGCGATTATATGTATGGAACCCGTCATAACGATCAGGAAAGTTCGACATAGCTCCTGGCCCCAGGTATTTTTTATCACCCTTACGGCAGGCATGCTCTAATGCAGCTATAATTTCATGCTTTTCGGAATTTTGTGCATCTAAATTCAGCTTTCCTTTATTAATCAGAAAAGCTGCAATATCATTTTTGCGAATACCCTGGTTGATGAGTTCATCCCAGATATCGCTGATATGGTCACAGTCAGAAAAACTCGTACCAAATTTTTGGTTTAAGGCTTTGAGAAAATTTGCGTTCGGGTAGTGGTAGTAAAGGGACATCTTTTTACCACAAATTTGGCATACCTTCCATTTAGTCGGGTGAATTTTAAGCATTACATCAGCATACATTCCTGGATAGGTTTCCTCTGTTTTTGTGAGGCCTAATTCCTGGGCTTTTTGAATGCACCAGTGAATTCTTTTTTGACCTGTTTCTGATTTTGCAGTTGCTATCCAGGTGTATGAACCATCAGCTTTCTTTTTGATTGGTAATCCTTTGTAATTTGGGTGATTTACGATTTCTTCCATATATTTGAGAAATTGTGGATGCCATTGTTTTTCATCTTGCGCCATAATAGAACCTCCTGATTGTGTAGGTAGAGTTCGGCTTTTGTCAGCCGAAATTTAATGCATAATAATAGGGAAACAAGGTTTTTGTCTTATTATATCAAACGGCAGTCAGAAAATCTATATGTTCGTTCCCAATTATATCCATAAAGCATTTTCTTACTTTTTGTTTGGAGATTTTCAACAAAGTAATCCTTCACCCTAACATGGTGCATCGGATGGAAGGGACTCGACTACACTGCTAACCTGTAATGATAATCTTGCCTTTTGCTTCCACATCATCCAGAATCACTTCTCCCACATCCGGTACTGTGATTACTCCGGTCAGAGGGTTTTTAATACTGTCAACTTTAGTGATGATAGTTGCTTCTACTTGTGATTTTTCAAAAGCTAAATCCGTTTCAACCATCTCACAATCAACCAGTTTCAGATTTTTACAATAGCAGAAAGGCTGTGTTCCAATGATCTTACAGTTAATCAAAATAAGATTATTAGAATACCATGCCAGATATTCTCCTTTTATGGTGCTGTTTCGAATCGTAATGTTTTCTCCATGCCAAAATGCATCTTTAGTATCAAATACACAATTATCAAACTGGGCATTTTTAATGTATTGGAATGAATATTTTCCTTGAAAATGTACCCTACGGAATATTAAGTTTTCTGAACGCATCATAAAATATTCGCTGATTGCAGTGGTATCTTCCATACAAATTTTCTGAACAGACCATCCGAATTCTGAAGAAATAATATCGCAATTTTGAATAGTCACATCACTACATTCTCGAAACGCTTTGATTCCATGGAGCTTGCTGTCTGTTACTATCACATGATTGGAATACCACAATGCTGCTCGGCAATTTACTGTCATTTCTGAATGACTAATAGTAAGTCCGCAATCATGCCAAAATGGATATCGGAGATTGAAAAGGCAGTGCTTTGCTTCAATTTGGTTGCATTCTTTAAATGCACTTTCGCCATCTGCCGGTCCATCAAAGTAACAATTTTTTACCAAAAGCCCATTACTCCCATAAAGAGCACGTTCCTCGTCAAATTTTTGATTTTCTATTATTTTCAAACTTATTCCTCCTAGTTCGTCGTGCGAAAAAGAAAATCTCCCGATTTGAAACACCAAGTAGTCAAGACAAGCTATCTTCTTTTGAACTATATGCAATGAGTTGTTCCGGCTTTATTTCTGTACCGGCTATATTTATAGTTACCGCCTATTTACATTTTTTATCTTTCTGGTTTAATTATAAAAAGGCGAAATAGCAATAGCAAATACTTATATACTATATACTTCAATAGTTGAAAACTATCCAAAAACAAGTTATACTATATTCGTTTCGCTCAAAAAGGAAGGAGGAGGTAATAATGGAGTTACGTGTACTAGGTTACTTCCTTGCAGTTGCAAGAGAACAAAGCATTATTAGAGCAAATCAAGATGACAGCAAAGGCACTTTAACCGCATGGATCAATAAAGAACTATCTGAATTGGAAATTGTAGCAACTTACAATTTACTATTTAATGCATCTTTGATGGTTGAAGAAGGACTGGGATATGCCATTGGATTAGATAAAATAATCAACACAGCCGGAAACAATACGCTGTGCTTTCGACCTCTTTCTCCACAAACAGAAGCAGGTATGCACATCGTTTGGAAGAAATATCAGGTATTTTCTAAAGCGTCCGAAAAATTTATCGAAAAACTAAAATTAGTATCTTTATGAAAAAGGCAAAATTGCCGATATCTTGAGCGCCCTGTTGCTGACTTTGCTTTCTTCTGGCGCTGTCCCAATGAAACATTAATGCGGAAAGTCTGGGTGAAGCAGTCAGCCTATATATGTATGGTATAACCATATCCGTCCCCATTCTTAGTTTCTTAGATTATGGAAAAGAGCAGCAGCACTTTTTGCTCTTTCCGCATAAATAGTTGCCATGACCTCACCTCAAATCCAAATTTTTTGGAATTATAATTTCAAAAAATGCAAAGTAATATCATGTTTTCTGCCAGGTTCAGAAAGGCTGAAGGAAGAATTGGAAAATCAGTTATAAAATTTCCAGTATGACTTTTGGAAATTATATGATGTAGAAATCTGCAAAATATGGTATTCTAAATACAACAGATAAATGAAAAATGGAAAATTTCCTCTGTTTTATAGGGGGGATTAGCATACAAATCCCGCCGAAGCAGAACATCAGATATAAGAAGTTTTAATGGGAAGGGAGGATTTTCTATGGAGAATATCTATTATTTAATTATTACATGGATTGGGGCAGCCATTATGCTGGGAGTAGGAATTTATGATTACAAATACAGAACAAAGCCTGTAAAGTATGGAATCAGTAATTCCACATCTGACAGAAAGATAACAGATGTGAAGGCATATAATAAAGCCCATGGAAAGCTCTGGTACATTTATTCTGCTTTTTTATGGCTGGGGGGTATTTTTGAATATTTTTTTCCTGAAT
This region includes:
- a CDS encoding type 2 periplasmic-binding domain-containing protein, with the translated sequence MELRVLGYFLAVAREQSIIRANQDDSKGTLTAWINKELSELEIVATYNLLFNASLMVEEGLGYAIGLDKIINTAGNNTLCFRPLSPQTEAGMHIVWKKYQVFSKASEKFIEKLKLVSL
- a CDS encoding Alw26I/Eco31I/Esp3I family type II restriction endonuclease: MAQDEKQWHPQFLKYMEEIVNHPNYKGLPIKKKADGSYTWIATAKSETGQKRIHWCIQKAQELGLTKTEETYPGMYADVMLKIHPTKWKVCQICGKKMSLYYHYPNANFLKALNQKFGTSFSDCDHISDIWDELINQGIRKNDIAAFLINKGKLNLDAQNSEKHEIIAALEHACRKGDKKYLGPGAMSNFPDRYDGFHTYNRCCRSVQDKGRSKENLKSYTKDRRAYEYWSDGNIHAANQFMGSSFFNGISADHIGPISLGFVHDPRYLQPMSTGDNSSKRDRLQIIDIESIIETEQRTGIYPMSWQSRLIWEFIKANYSANPDKVPTVYRDALKQNMANFMFILRTILENCPNKGETFLVSAFLEPNFYTFKYSYTFNDRGEIIDKTDRHYTERNQYETDRYQRIAIQAIYDYNKKENRNNKHNLTSTELAVLESICSSIEADVSLVKNKQLIINLIEAIEKRIICSL
- a CDS encoding DUF3737 family protein, producing the protein MKIIENQKFDEERALYGSNGLLVKNCYFDGPADGESAFKECNQIEAKHCLFNLRYPFWHDCGLTISHSEMTVNCRAALWYSNHVIVTDSKLHGIKAFRECSDVTIQNCDIISSEFGWSVQKICMEDTTAISEYFMMRSENLIFRRVHFQGKYSFQYIKNAQFDNCVFDTKDAFWHGENITIRNSTIKGEYLAWYSNNLILINCKIIGTQPFCYCKNLKLVDCEMVETDLAFEKSQVEATIITKVDSIKNPLTGVITVPDVGEVILDDVEAKGKIIITG